From the Argentina anserina chromosome 3, drPotAnse1.1, whole genome shotgun sequence genome, the window TGGAGGTGAGGAGTTATCCAAGTTGTTTGACATTGTTTCGACGCTGAAGTTGGCCTATGTTCAGCTCCAAGAAGCTCATGTACCCTACAACCCAAAAAAGATTATAGCTGCAGATGAGCGTTTTTTGGCTGAGCTTGAAGCAATATGCAAGATGAAGCGAGCTTATAAGGAGAAGCAATTGGTGAAACTGAAGTCAGATTCTTCACGTTCTGATATCCTCgggaaaaaaattgaattgagTGAGAAGCTGCTAGAAGAGTTTAAGTTGCAAATGGAAGTGAACAATTCTGAGATAATCTGCCTGCAAAAAGAGCTTAGGGATTTGAATTTGGTCAATACGACACTAGCAGAGAAGGTAAGGCAGTTAAGTTTGCAAAGGAAGACTGCAAGGGTTTGGACCATTACAAGATTTGAGGATACATTCAGAGCTGCGTCGAGATCGATTCATGACTTCGCAAAGCCTTTAATCAGCTTGATGAAAGCTACAGGCTGGGACTTGGATTTGGCGGCAAAGGCAGTAGAAGTGGAAGCTGCTTACTTGAAAAGGTGTCACAAGAAGTATGCATTTGAAGCTTACATTTCAAGGAGATTGTTTTCTGGGATATCATTGAAACCTTATAATGTGGATAGTACTATGAGATATGATGATCCCATTGATGCATTGATTGAGAACCCAAACTCAGAGTTTGCCCGATATTGTGGAGAAAAGTATCTTCAAGTTGTTCATCCAATGATGGAAACAAGGTTCTTTGGGAATCTGGATCACAGGACTCTTGTATTGAGTGGCAAGCATCCAAGAACCTCATTCTACCAGATATTTGCAAGAATGGCAAGGTGGGTTTGGGTGTTGCACGGCATTGCACCTTTAATTGATTCTGAAGCCAAAATGTTTGCTGTCAAAAGAGGAAGCGAATTCTCTCACGTTCATATGGAATCGGTGGTGGAGGATGGGGAAGCTGCAGCTGTCTTGGATGGAGGACATGTCGAGTTTATGGTCATGCCAggatttaaaattttagagACATTAGTCAAGTCTCGTGTGTATGTTTCAACTCAGTAATGTTTACTGACTAACTGGTAATCAGCTGAACCCAACTCTGTTTCGTTATGAAAATGTTAATAGTTATCTGACTTAGCTCTGCTTAAGCACAAAGCTGAGTCTATAATTTCCAATTTTGCTGCTTTGACATAACTATGGATAGGCTGCACTCTGCATGGATCTGGTTACTGCTTTCTAAACTGCTAAAAGATAACTTGCTACTTgttctccaaaaaaaaaaggaagttgGCTACTAAAAAAGTTCAATACTGCATTTATATTGCATATTACAAAAGAATTATGACTTCAGATCAAAGAACAAAAGAATTAAACTTCTGTGTGCAGACAATCACTATGAACTACAACTTCCATCCGTGTCAGGAGAAAACAAGTCCTTGCAAAGCTCTCCATAGAATCTACTAACCAAATCTATGAAAACAGGGCATTTCAGGTTCTTCCAGCAATACAGAAGCTCTTCCACATCCGTCAAGTCCCTCACTTTCCCTTCTTCAACAATCATCTCCACCAAATAGTTCTCGAAACTCCTGCATGCATCTTGCACTTCTTCGTGATCCGAATTTACCTTTTTTTCAGCCATTGCCTTCACATAGGCTGGTGTAACTGGTGACTGAGGAAGAAGTGCTAGTCTGTCCATTCCTTTCGGCTTCCTTAGTGAACGAAAAGCTGACCGGAACAATGCAGTCactttgttcttcttgtgaGTCGTTTGAACCTTGGTGTACTCAGGACGAATATGACGGGCTCTTATAAAGAAAGGTTTTTTCAGCTTGATTCTGAAGATTCGAAAAAGTTTTGTGCATGGGTGGAGTACCTTGGATTTCAAGGATGATTGTGACCTCATCTTTTATGAGCGTGATATAAGGAATGGAGGAAGATGGTGAACTCTAACCGACTCTTTGAGCAGAGCTTTTTGTTTGTTGCAACAACGGTTGGTGTAACAAGGGGGGAGAGAATGTGTTGGTTCAGGATAGTAGGATGTTACACAGAGATGAAGGAAGGTTATGTACTTTATTCGTTGGGTGCTAATTCTACGTACTGGGGTTCACGTCTTAGGTGAAGTTAGTGGCATACCAATAACCCTAAAAAAAAGCTTATAACAACAACTAATAACATTTAAGAACAGCTTCATGACTAGGCTGACTGAAAAGCTAGTGATTGCCATAGATATGGTTTCATTGtcaagatgaagaagatgaagttaCGTCATATGCTTATGAAGGTGAAGTTTCTGGACTTCATGCCTTTAGTGAAATGGAGGTGCAAAAAACAAAGTCTATGATCTTCACATTGACACCTCAGTGACTAACCGCTAAGAATGAATAGTGGTTTCTAACACTAAACATGACCATGATGACCAATATATTGTGACAATCCATGCAGCTAGCTAGCCAAGCAACATGCAAGACTACTTAAGAGGCAGAGCTCCAGTATTAAGGACATAAGCTGAGCCGGTGTGGTTTAGCAACCACCAAACTAGGTTCACCTCGTGTGTTGTTTTTAAGAACAAAGCCTCCTGCATTTGTAATTTTCTTGTGGGTTTTTACCTTCAGCCAATCTGTTGTTTTCTTTCTAGCAAACTGTGTACTGCATTAAACGTCTGTACGTAGACACTGTTATGCAAACATCTCTATATTGTTAGTTCAAACATACATTCCTCTAATGCAAATGTCACTTTTCAACTCTCTTTCTTCATCGATATATCACTCTACACCGAAGttgacatgcatgcatgtggtATGCCATCCGGCCCGGGTAGGTCCAAATGTCTTATTTCTTAGTGTGTTCATTTTCAACACATCAATTCTCAACGAACTATATATTGATTTCGACAATTCGAAACTCGCAGTACGTGAACACCAGCTCTATGGTTGAGTATCACAATCCATTGTTGCATTAATCCATCcctaataattaatttacttATGAACATCTTAGTCTAAATAATTAATGTAGGTATTGCCAGCCGCCTATTATAGCCTTAATTGGTTTGTGATCTGATCCCTTATATTTTACGacaaaaaattaaagagaTTGTTTTCTGTACTCTAGCAGTCTAGCTTAATCAATCAATTAGTGCATGTCGTCTTCGGCTCCTCTCTAACCTTTAATTTGTAGCTGTGTGatgtaattaatttatatCGTATGCGTACATACTATGTAGGTTACAGTCACGAATATAATCATTTCATTAGAGCTAGCTAGCAAGCTAGCATCCCCAACCGATCcttcaatttccttttattaagaagattaatttttttcaccaaaaaaGACTAATTACTTGGTATAGTTGAACATTATatttaaagtcgttaaaacACGCTTTGTGCAATCATCAACACTAGTTACATATGTGGAAACATTTTAAAATCTTTTATCTAAGCATGCTAAATGATGTTAGAAATATGGAAAATTCATTGTTCAAGAAAACACTTCAGGAAAACAAGGTATATGTAATTTGACCAGAGAGGAAAGGAGGTAAAGAACGAATAAATTGAGGAAAATGttaaaaaacaacaacatttATGGGCATAAAAAGACTCGAAATTGTGACCTTAAAGTGGAAGAAAGATGAGAGTTGGACATATAGCCAACTGAGGCAATGATATTTTTGTGTCATATGTGCACTAGCTAATTTATAATCAAATTTCCGTGCAGCCCAGATAACTCACCACATGTATACGCCCCTACCCATGATTCCCTCATGAAGGTCTTGTCTTCGATCTCCTAGCTATAATATGTCGACTTGATGAGTATATAGAGGTGATCtttgacacacacacacacacataaagCCGTTCGGAGACGGACGTCCGCAACTCCTCTAAAGTGTGGacatctttgtttttttttttttatgattcaagttgGCGATGACGTTTTTGTTGCCTGGGGAACACCATATTCATCTTGGAGAttaggtttagggttttgggcAGGATAATGAAGGCCAAAGATATCAAAATTCAAGGTTATGGGCAGTAAGATTGCCTAAGAGTTCAAGTTTCGATGGAGGAAATGAGAAACTAGTAGTGGGCTAGGCTGCACGGAATCAAGTACGGGTACGCGGAAGCGAAACGTTTAGAAACGCGaaagtgtttttttcaaattttttagaCTGCGGGTAGATTTTGAAAACgtcgaaataaaaaattatacatataaatatatataaattatacaaaaaaaataaacataataataaatgtttagtttaagtaactcaaagtctcaaataatttaaataatttagtaTTCTACATTCGAAATAACacaaatataatgagagatcTAAGTATCAATAAGAGTGAGGGAGAGTCGGCAACTCAATAGGAGGTCGAAATAAGTCATTTGACTCGACGAAAGTAAGTCTAGTCCTtcattttttagaaaaaaaaaacataaaaaacccTTATTTTATTAGAAACTCACGTTTCTATTTCGGAAACTCGCGTTTTTAAAACATCTTTTTCGGAAACTCACATTTCCACCGCATTTCCAAAATACTTTTTTTTGGAAACGCGTTTCTGCGCGTTTTCATCGCGGTTCTGTAGTggttccgcttcggaagcgggaaaCGCACCTTCCCTCGCGTTTCCGTGCTTCCTAGGTAGTGGGCGGCTCAACCGTCAAGAAGAAGCTCCAGGTAGAGGCATGGACACAGTCCAACGAGAGAAGCTCTGTCACCGGCGTGTGATTGTCGAAAAAGCTAAGAACATCAACACTTTTGGAGAGTTGTGGACGTCCGTCCTTGATCAAGCTCCACTTGTTCGTGAGGCAAAGCTGGAAAATCATTTGCTTACTAATTCATAGTTCATGCGTAGTTGCATACATAGATTTGGAATTCACCAACAAAACTCACAGGTGCAAATTGACCCACAAATATATGTGACCAAACAATTAACTCGTGTAGAGCATTTGAAGTAATTAAAgttattatatttttcttttctggaaTTATTGAGAGCATATGATTCTTAATATTGTTGTAATGgaagataaatatatatatatatacagtctctatccagagtgaaggttcactctgaaatttcagagtgaagttctaattttggcacacttttcggtcaatttttttcaccataagcgattcaatattt encodes:
- the LOC126788788 gene encoding transcription repressor OFP17 translates to MRSQSSLKSKVLHPCTKLFRIFRIKLKKPFFIRARHIRPEYTKVQTTHKKNKVTALFRSAFRSLRKPKGMDRLALLPQSPVTPAYVKAMAEKKVNSDHEEVQDACRSFENYLVEMIVEEGKVRDLTDVEELLYCWKNLKCPVFIDLVSRFYGELCKDLFSPDTDGSCSS
- the LOC126788754 gene encoding protein GRAVITROPIC IN THE LIGHT 1, whose amino-acid sequence is MESDGAKPLKPSSNISDIVSKFAKVCKLKSIGVHQPHNSSNAPSGEDGSDVTEDTECGGVKIHPQPVEVKRVSKMCGGEELSKLFDIVSTLKLAYVQLQEAHVPYNPKKIIAADERFLAELEAICKMKRAYKEKQLVKLKSDSSRSDILGKKIELSEKLLEEFKLQMEVNNSEIICLQKELRDLNLVNTTLAEKVRQLSLQRKTARVWTITRFEDTFRAASRSIHDFAKPLISLMKATGWDLDLAAKAVEVEAAYLKRCHKKYAFEAYISRRLFSGISLKPYNVDSTMRYDDPIDALIENPNSEFARYCGEKYLQVVHPMMETRFFGNLDHRTLVLSGKHPRTSFYQIFARMARWVWVLHGIAPLIDSEAKMFAVKRGSEFSHVHMESVVEDGEAAAVLDGGHVEFMVMPGFKILETLVKSRVYVSTQ